The genomic region CCAAATCAATTTGACATTTAAAATGATAGAAATATCAATTTATCCGATATAAATAATCATCTAGgacttttaaacaataaaaatttatgaaaaaacaaaaaaacaaaatgcATTATCTATAATTTCTTGaatatgacttttttttttttaattttgggtTTTTCACAATATCCCGCAACCCAATAGGTCTgtaaggcgggattcgaactcccaacacttgtttaagcggacaagggaaatggatcctctcaattgttaaaaaaaattgacaatgtaaagtgtgatctctaaccTTTAATTGCTtcctctctcatatttattcttggtcccacttataaaattaatggtgaaagatcacactttactctctcaattgttaaaaaaatggaaagaatccATTTCCAGCGGACAAGTGAGCTGATCACTCGACCAACTCAAGTTGGTTTGAATATGACTTTAAAtatgtaaaagaaaaatatatattgtAATTGTAGGTCCATATTGCAATGATATGGGCCCTTCTTTTGACCTCAAAATGACATATATAGCTACCACCAAGTGTATGGTGAAAATAAGCAAAATCAACTCAAAGTTATAGCCTTCATGAGTTGCTATCCTAATTCCTATGATGACATGTTCAATAAAAACATATTCACTATCCCAACATGTGCTTCTGGTCAACAACTCCATATATCACATATCTCATCAAATtaatttcataaataataataattatatagtcAAAGAAAGAAATCATAGGGAGGCAAAAGGGTATCTCTTATTATCTAAGGCTAAGGCTAAAAAAAATTGTGGCAGTAAATTGGTGTAAATGCGTGAGTGAATCTAATAAAAAAGGTGTTATAAAATCTCGTCAGAAACAAACAATGATGGCAAAGGCCCAACAATAATGGTTCTCTTCTCCCTTAGTAGTAATAATCCATTCAAACCCCCCTCTTAAATAACCCATTTTCCTTTTACCCCTGCAAAATATTGAGTATTCACTATTCACTATCACCCCtttccttatttatttttttaatttattatcaataattcaactttttttttttttttgctaataATAAGTacctaatttaataatcaaaagtAAAAGGTTTTTAGGGAATAataaaaacccaaaacaaaagtttcaatgatgatgataaatatataaatatatgaagTATATTGAATATCaatatttatgaaaatatatATTGGGtcctcattatttttttttccacTAGTGAATATCTTTTTACATGATTTTTATTAATTAGTGTTCTAAAAatattgattttaaaaaataattatttcaattagtattattaagaaaaagttatatttatatatatatgatcacATAAATATAACTGGCACTCATGAATACCCATCATCATACACCTTGCTTATAATTACAATTATGCAGAGTGGTAATGACCCatctttatttttcaccaaaaggaaagaagaaaaaaagaaaaaacattaaAAGAGAATAGGAGATGATTGCATCAGCCCAGTAGTGATGAGAAACCAAAGGAAACTATTATTANNNNNNNNNNNNNNNNNNNNNNNNNNNNNNNNNNNNNNNNNNNNNNNNNNNNNNNNNNNNNNNNNNNNNNNNNNNNNNNNNNNNNNNNNNNNNNNNNNNNNNNNNNNNNNNNNNNNNNNNNNNNNNNNNNNNNNNNNNNNNNNNNNNNNNNNNNNNNNNNNNNNNNNNNNNNNNNNNNNNNNNNNNNNNNNNNNNNNNNNNNNNNNNNNNNNNNNNNNNNNNNNNNNNNNNNNNNNNNNNNNNNNNNNNNNNNNNNNNNNNNNNNNNNNNNNNNNNNNNNNNNNNNNNNNNNNNNNNNNNNNNNNNNNNNNNNNNNNNNNNNNNNNNNNNNNNNNNNNNNNNNNNNNNNNNNNNNNNNNNNNNNNNNNNNNNNNNNNNNNNNNNNNNNNNNNNNNNNNNNNNNNNNNNNNNNNNNNNNNNNNNNNNNNNNNNNNNNNNNNNttataacttttaaaaatttttaaaatataaatttattatatattttaaaaattttaaatctaaattgaacatgtacaaaaaaaaaatagtatccTATTTGtagttttttcaaaaaaaaagtgaaaaaagagaggaaaattaagtaataaagagaaaaagaagatggGCTATACTAGGATATTTAATTTTCTCAAGTGTCGAGAGTTTGAATTCTGTCTTATACATACAATAATTTATTAGTTAGCGAtaaatctttaaataaaattctaATCACGACGAAATAATCCTTATCTTGTCAAACTAAAaaacacaataataataatagggcaTTTAACAAGGGGAAGGGGCAAATGGCATGCATGACTTCATCAAtgaatatataaatatttatattgtTGCAAAGTAGAGCTTTTAAGTCTATCCCTTCATTACTTCTTTTTCTGAGGTCATTTACAATGATTTCACATAATACCAATCCCTGCACTACTAATGATGAATTTTTACATTATTACGGTCCGTAAGTGCATTGAACCCTACACGTGAGCTTATATATAGGCctttgatttttctctttttttttctctttttttttttcaaaaaaaaaaaagaagaaaaattaggGTTGGCATACAAGACTCTCTCTTTGGGGGACCACATATGTAGGAAAAACATACTTCAATGNNNNNNNNNNNNNNNNNNNNNNNNNNNNNNNNNNNNNNNNNNNNNNNNNNNNNNNNNNNNNNNNNNNNNNNNNNNNNNNNNNNNTTTTTAAAATGTCATTACCAaatcaaatttaatatataaGAGAATATTTATTGGATTAAATTATTTTGCTCAAGTAAATAAGTATGAATAATGAGAGGATCACAACAAATTCTCTTTACTCAAAACTTTCATCTTAACTACCAACTAGGTTGCATGTGTAGAAAAGAGAGTTTGTTACATTTGTAGATGAACTATCTATAagttcttttaaaaataaaatgaaagacaATTTTCTatatgtttttgtattttttttttattattttgcatATTTTAGGCAAAAACAAAATTTTGTCTTGTTCTCACCTAGATTTAGCCTTTTCAGATATAAGGCAcgctttctttccttctttaagACATGAGCCGCATTTATAGTACAACAAAGGATTAATCTATGCATCACAATCTTGAATACTTTCTATAACTATAAGACTAAGCAATTTATAAGTTGAAATTTGTTAGAAGAAATAAaggcctatatatatatatattgttgttTAAATTTGTAAGAATATGAAAAGGGGGGAATGAAAAAAAGCCTaattattaaatcattatgagcaGTCTAATGGTAAAAATTTTGAATAGTAgcataattaaattttgaatggTAAAACCGAATTATCttatagtatatatatattttttgttttcgcATAGTATTCTGCCGTTCGATAGGTCAAATATTAATTCGTTGTGTATCGAAACTTCATTTAATTAATGATTTATTACAGACCAATAGATTATTATATGCATAAAGCAGTTTGAACCCTTAACACTTGTTTAAATAAATAGTGAGCCAACTATTAAATTAATCTAAGTTGATTTATTTCATAGTGTATATAACATGGCAAAAAATAGGTATATATTAGTATATGTAAGATTATAGATTTGAATTTTATTAGAACTTAATTTCAATACAGTAAaaatgtaaataaaatatttctCATAAATAATACATAAATATTAACAATACAACTTGATTacacacaattttttttattgttctctcttatcttttctaacATAAATGATCTGTATATGGATAGACTTAGCTTATCCATGCCCTTAATAACTATACTTGATGTGGGACTTTTTACCATGTTTATTTATTTCAAGAGAATATTCTTGCTTCTTTGAAAATGTTGCATTGTCCCTATGCTAGTTCACCTCCAATTAATAAGGGTATATACAAAAACTCTTTGGAATTAAAGTATCCTAGAAACGNNNNNNNNNNNNNNNNNNNNNNNNNNNNNNNNNNNNNNNNNNNNNNNNNGTTGttgtaataattaaataatatcctccattatatttttttttaatatattaaagcCATGCATATGAGGAGGTGGAGGAAAAGAAAATCACATCTCTTTAATAAAAATGATTCACCCTTTTAGAAATTCATTAATATTAATAGAGTAAATACTCTTTTCGGTCCCTAATCATTTGTTCAATGGACTTCGCACCTCCTAACAAATATAAAAATTCAAATCGATTCCTATCTACTTTGATATATGTATGTTCCAGTTTTTGTAACCGGTTTCGAGCAGGTCATTTGCTGACGTGTCAATCACTTTCTTAGCCATCTTTTTCATTATTGTAGAGATAAATTATTGACACATCAGCAAATGACCTATTTGAAATTGGTTGAGGGATTGGAACGTATATATAGTAAAGTAGATAGGAACTAATTTAggtttttatatttatattaggaGGTACGAAGTCCATCGAACAAATAGTTAAAGACCGAAAAAAACATTTACtcatattaatattgttatgCTTTCGTCCATCATCATCAATGAAAGGGGTCCAATGCAGATTATTAATGTTACAATTTTATCCAATTATATTTGGTAGAGTAAACTAGTTGTCAACTCAAAAAGATTTAATGTCACATCAACAGTTAAATAATGCTCAATAACAAAAACAAATTGAAGAAcatcaacaataataataataatatatttgacTTATTTGTAAAACAACATCGTTATAGTACTAAAAGGAAATTTGCTAGTGTTTTAGGATGCATAAAGAAAGGAACAAAAATGCCTTTAATTAATTACCACATGGGAAATTATTATTGCAACCCTAGATAgctatgaatgaatgaatgaatggcaTAGTATTACTAATAGGGAAGCAGGGGAATTATGCTTTATCAACTAGAAACAGTAACTATATTGATGAGAATAATTAATGAGATGAGTAGTTATGCTTCAAGTTTTATATTTTAGGGTTCAATAATATAATGCTTCATTCTTCATTGTTTAATGggattgatatgccatttgctaaTTAATGCTTTGAGATATGTTAATTGCTCTCTATCCAAAAAGAACAGAGAAATAGTGTATCATCTTTTTGTTGAAGTCAActcattttaatataatattattgGAGAGGATGAGAGAACATTTACTTAATTTATATGTCACactttatcatttattttatgtCAAATCATACATTCACCTTTAAATTTACCCCGTGaacaataaattaaatataacttCGTGCACAGTAATATttgttatatattattttttatgaataataGATTAATGAGAATATAAGTTAGACTTTCAAAAAAATACACTTTGTTGTTATCCAACAGactaaggactaatccgtcgcgtaTCTGAACTCTATTTGAAGGTCTGTCGCTGACCAAAAGGTTGCTACATGCACAAACAGAATTTAAACTCCTAACACctgtttaaagttttaaacagacaAATGAATTGACTACTCGATCAACCTAAATTGGTTAAAAAATACACTATTGCAGTCTTGGATATCTCATTTATGTTgagagggttttttttttttgttcaagaTTTTCTTTTTGTTCTGGCCTCTTTTGTTCAAGATGGTTAGACCTCACCTTTGTGCTATAAGTTGTATTTGGGCTTTTACCAAAAATTAAATGTCATGCCAAATTATTAGGTTTTTGTTTTGTACACAACCATGTCTATACCAGTATACCTATTCATTATTGGTAATAcccaagaaaaaaatttatttgttatcAGATATAGTTTTGTTTAAATTGGATTGGTCTAATAGTTAGTTTATTAGTCCATTTAAATAAGTGTCGAAAATTCGAATATCCTTTTGCGCTTGCAGTAATTTATTGACCACTAACAAATTCTTAAATGGAGTTCAAATTTGCAACGAATTAGTTTTTGACGTATCAGGTGAgagaataccaaaaaaaaaagataatttgtGCAACAATATTCTCCTTTTCAAAATGTGAACTCAAGATTTTAATATATCAATAttctaaatttattaaaatggacAATTTTCTACTCTAGCTCTTAGTCTCTTTCTGAATAACCATGTGTTTTTTCGGTTATTTATTTCTTGAAGTATATTCGGAAAGATATATGGATATTCCAACAAAATAAATAACGATCTTGTTGAGAGTATGTTAATTAACATAGAATTTCCAAAGTCTTTGTTTACATGATACGTAACATGATCTTAAATACAATAGTTTACAGTCTTTCGTACATATACTATTGCTACATACTTAATAAGCTAATCAAGTaactaattaaagaaaaataactaacACAAACTATCACTATACAAGAGAATCATATTTTAGCGACGGTTAAAACCGTTTtatcataaaattaattttttaattcttagttttttataatttattatttaaaacttaaattttttaaataaaaaataactgaTATTAactgaaaaataattaattttctagTTATATTCATTATAACTTATTTAAAAATGATGAAATTATTACATAACCTAATATTTTTGGAGTAAATCATATTACTGTTTCATTTTggtatatttatattttgataaaaactcaggtgaagtcgacttcacgtaaagttgatatctgagagctgttagatgaaaatttagtcaaatcagtcaaatcatttaacagttctcagatatcaacttcatgtgaagtcaaCTGCAGCTGAGTTTCcactttatattttattaatctcCTTGCATTAAAAATGATAATGTTATGTGTGCGTGGAAGAGAAGCAAGGAATAGTAAGCCAATGAGGATTATTGATCTTTGCTGTAAGATTATCCAACTCatttcaccattttttttttcaaattggaaaTTGCTTGACGCCATTGCAATCACACACCCTCCAcacaaattaaactcaattttcagttacattattttattaatttgatgaTACCTTGTATCACTAATACAAGACTACTACAaccttatatatatacatacaaattGAAGAGAAAGAATTGGTTAAACAAAATGGAAGGCCAAAACAACAAAATGATTAGGAATAATaattctcttctccttcaattaTTTTCCTTCCTTTTATTATTATTCCCACAGATCATACAATCACAGGAGAAATCTTTTTCTCGCCAACCTTCTGGTCAATTTATTTTCACTCCCCATGAACGCTCAGATTCTGAACCTCAACAGGTTGGTTTTAATTTATTGTTAAAAATCATAAACGATAATTAATCACTTCATGTGTCTCTCCAATTTCATGCATTTTTTTTGCTCTCTTGGGTGAGAATTAGTTTTTAGTACTTATATCAATTTTTGACATGTGTTACTATATTAATTGTGTAAGTTTGTTAAAGTTTATATGTTTATTTTAGTTCTTAAGAGGtcaaaaataaaagtttaatcaTTATAACttgatataaatatttttattttattttttattatagtaTTTTGTAAANNNNNNNNNNNNNNNNNNNNNNNNNNNNNNNNNTGAGAAGATAAAGATAGTATTCTAATAAATAATATctaaataaaattaatcaaattaggtattttttaaatttaaatttaaaaggatgaaaataatacttttttttttgttttaaaataacggtctcttttattttttaggtttattaaaaaatgaatataTCTAAATAATAAAACATTGGTTTTTTAATGAAATTCAAAAGTGGAAGCGACAGTTAAATAGAATATATAAATAGTCAAAAGTATTGGAAAACCATATGAAAGAGCAAGGATACTAAAAGATTACAATAGTATTCCTAGTATAGGCTTGAATCTAGGCAAATAAAAACCCTAATTGAACAaaagtgaaaactcaggtgcagtcaactttatgtgaagttgacAGCTGAAAATCGTTAAATGATTTgaataatttgactaaattttcatctaacggttctcagttatcaactttacGTAAAGTTGACTGTATCTGAGTTTCCACCTTGAACAAAACAAGAGTAATACACTTTTTATACACTTTAACAATTTATCAACAAACCAAACTTGAATAAGAACCCTAATTATTCATCATATTGTGATATTGATATATGTTGTAGGTTCACATATCATTGGTGGGGAAAGATCACATGAGAGTGTCATGGGTAACAGAAGACAAGCATGCAAGATCAGTGGTGGAGTATGGAACAAAACAAGGAGGAGAATATGAAGCAAAATCAAAGGGGGAACACACTTCATACAATTATTTCATGTACCAATCAGGGAAGATCCACCATGTGGTTATTGGGCCTTTGAAGCCCAATACCAATTACTTCTATAGGTGTGGTGGTTTGGGCCCTGAGTTTTCCTTCAAGACTCCTCCACTCAATTTCCCCATTGAATTTGCGGTTGTAGGTAATTTAATTGCTTCATCCACACAttaatttgttttttattatatatcataaaattatttttaaaaatttaaatttttagagagagatatataaataattttaagaaaataatttttttattcttttatttatcAATTTGATTTCATAGGAAATAATAATTTTGTTTTGTATGGAATTTTTTAACATCTTCTTTATTTTTAACATGGATAATTGTTAATATAACAATTaagcctttttttttctttattcggAGATCAAGCACTTAAATATTCCATTATCAAGTAAAGCTCCTAAATTTCATCCCTCTAAAAAATAGTTAAGCTCCTAAGTAGCTAGTAGCTNNNNNNNNNNNNNNNNNNNNNNNNNNNNNNNNNNNNNNNNNNNNNNNNNNNNNNNNNNNNNNNNNNNNNNNNNNNNNNNNNNNNNNNNNNNNNNNNNNNNNNNNNNNNNNNNNNNNNNNNNNNNNNNNNNNNNNNNNNNNNNNNNNNNNNNNNNNNNNNNNNNNNNNNNNNNNNNNNNNNNNNNNNNNNNNNNNNNNNNNNNNNNNGATAATTCTTAATCATTTAGATTCCTTAGAAGGGAGGTGATCAATGTCTGCTTAAATCCAAAGCAAATTAAGGTGGCCTTGGCATTTCAGAAAGGTCACTAGCTAGGACATAGGATATGGTCATCAAAGAATAATAACACTTTCAGGGCTTTAAGGTACTTGTCAGTTCATAAAATTAGATGCGGCAAGTACTATATATTACATACAATAGAAAAATTTTCAAGTATGCCATTCTACTGGTATATCAatgatttttaaccgttgatcttaattatatatattatatatattttttataattaagatcaatgattaaaaataactaaaacatcgGTATGACGGTACACTTAAAAATTTTCCCATACAATAATCAACTACCATAACCAAATATAAGCTTACTCATTCATTTAAATAAATatcataaatttaaatattattttatatatgtaataatttattaattcaatttttaaataaaatttaactctacaaaaaattagtcattaatttaCTAAGTTGAGATATGCTGGTGAAGAAAATATCTATATGCTATTATTTTTGTCTAAGATAATGATTCATTTAGataaattaatataaatttaattttgatacactatcTGCGTAAAGTAACTTTATATGTGTATTCAATTACGTAATGTCAtatcagtaaaaataattatattttatattgactACGTAAATGATCATTCAAAAAGACATATTGCACGATGGTGTAAAAtgcataaaaattaaactcaattaatATATTACAAATTATTTCAAAtgtttaagatttttttaaaagaaaagaacttCGATTGAGTAACATTGAGAACAAAATATTTTCTGCATGATGTAGGTGACTTGGGACAAACAGAATGGACAGCATCAACCTTAAAACATGTTAACAGCAAAGACTATGATGTGTTTTTATTACCGGGTGACCTATCCTATGCTGACACACAGCAACCACTATGGGATTCCTTCGGTCGCCTGGTGGAACCATACGCCAGCCAGAGACCATGGATGGTCACTCAAGGCAACCACGAAGTTGAGATCTTACCGATTACCGAACCAACCGGTTTCAAGGCCTACAACTCCCGCTGGCCCAATCCCCACAAAGAAAGTGGGTCCAACTCAAACCTCTACTATTCCTTTGAGGTTTCTGGGACCCACATTATTATGTTGGGGTCATACACTGATTTTGATGACCAATCAGAGCAGTACACGTGGCTTGTAAATGACTTGGGGAAGGTTGATAGGAAGAGGACTCCATGGGTGGTTGTGTTGTTGCATGCACCTTGGTATAACACGAATGAGGCACATCAAGGTGAAGGTGAAAGCATGAGAAAATCCATGGAGGTTTTGCTTTATGAGGCTTGTGTTGACTTGGTCTTTGCTGGCCATGTTCATGCATATGAACGCTTTGTAAGTCATAATAATCATACATATATTTCATGGTGTAAActtaggtgcagtcgacttcacgtgaagttgatatatATTTCAGTTaacaacttcacgtaaagtcgactgctatcaacttcacgtgaagtcgactgcacatgAGTTTTCACCATATTTCATNNNNNNNNNNNNNNNNNNNNNNNNNNNNNNNNNNNNNNNNNNNNNNNNNNNNNNNNNNNNNNNNNNNNNNNNNNNNNNNNNNNNNNNNNNNNNNNNNNNNNNNNNNNNNNNNNNNNNNNNNNNNNNNNNNNNNNNNNNNNNNNNNNNNNNNNNNNNNNNNNNNNNNNNNNNNNNNNNNNNNNNNNNNNNNNNNNNNNNNNNNNNNNNNNNNNAAAtcatataatatttatttattaaaaaataatattttaaaataaaaaatttataaaatgataaaataagaAGTTAGACACTATTAAATTTGTGAGTTTATTATGCGAGATTCGTACAATCTTGATTCAAGGATGATATGATAATTAgagtcttattttttttattttttcaaaggaGCTTGATTCTATATATATTAATACCATAAAAAATTTTGTTGAAATACCTTTAAATTATGTttggattattattatttgtttacaGACTAGGGTTTATGACAATAATGTGGATCCATGTGGTCCAATGTACGTGACAATTGGAGATGGAGGAAATCGTGAAGGACTTGCATTATCGTGAGATACTAACTATTACTATTGATTAATTAAGTTAATTTTCCGTAATTTCAATGCTCAAAACACACTTATAGTAATAGCAAAGAAGGTTGAGAATAGTGAACGAAACACATGCACACTGGTCATGGCACCGCAACAATGATTCTGATGCTTTTGTAGCTGATGATGTTTGGATTCAGAGCTTAATTAGCTTCAAAGAATGTTGGAACACACAACAACATCACCTTGTTGCTCACCAAGAGCTATGAAAAGATATATATACACATagagtaattaactttaattctCTTAATTGTGTTATACGCAGCTAACtaggatttaatttattatgtgtatTTTGTACATTACACATCCATTTTCCTTCAATAATCACACTTAGCTTGTATAACCTTCcatatttctttttttctttttctattctagCAATACATATTTTAGAATTGAAGAATAATCCTACCATCCTTATATGTGCCCCAACTAACAcaatttcttccttttttttttgggataAGTAGAAGAGttctcctttctcaatcatttgaaaaattaatgtatttcatcaaatatttttacaatttattttcaataattcaaaaaacaaaaagacaCTTTTTTTGTGCTAATATGTAAAAGAAAATatattagattaaaaaaaaaaaggaaatataAAAATAGGTCaatcataaaaacaaataaaaaaaaaatctacacATACTGACATACATAAAAAAATCATGAAAGGctcaaatcaaataatatgaAATTTCTACATTAAAAAAAGTCGTTAGAGATATCATATTTGATGACATTTCTTCATGTTCTTAAACTCTAACTAAATATCTTACGCCAAtaagttatagttcaaatggcataatctccatGTACTCATTTAAGAGGTCGCAAGTTTGAGTCTCCTTatctttgacaaaaaaaaaaaacataaatatctcatatttttattattcctcTTCACTTGATcaaattgattcaaaaattttgacTATTCTTAACTAATTNNNNNNNNNNNNNNNNNNNNNNNNNNNNNNNNNNNNNNNNNNNNNNNNNNNNNNNNNNNNNNNNNNNNNNNNNNNNNNNNNNNNNNNNNNNNNNNNNNNNNNNNNNNNNNNNNNNatttttaaaaaaatttatatttattttgattatattcaAATAATATTGCCAATTATGACCACCACACCAGTCAAATTTTTGCTATATTGGAAAACAGGAGCACTAACCGACCAAGTCCAAGCCCAACAACATTTTTCTCTAAActtctttgtttaatcttagcATTGACAGTTAACATAGTTGTCAATTGTATTGTATCATAAATTCATAATTAACAAGAACATAAAAGTGAgtgaaataataaaaaagtagGCCACTTCGCGCATACAAATATGATAACTTCACTTTTGCATTCATTATCGAAAGCAACACAAAACGCTTCACTACACTGGGCTTTTGTCCACTTGTAAATCTAACAACAAAACCACCAAATTCTCATTTTCAACCACTTGTAAATCTAACAACAAAACTACCAAATTCTCATTTTCAACCACCCTTTTAATCCCTAAAGATGGTGGTGGTTATGGAGGATGGAACTACaaattttcattcattttttcttctttttttcttattctctaAATTTCTTTGTTCAATCTAGCATTGCCAGCTAACATAGTTGTCAATCGTATTGTATCATAAATTCATAATTAATAAAGATATAAATTAAAGTGAGTGAAATAATGAAAAAGTAGGCCACTTGCATGCAAATATGATAACATCACTTTCGCATTCATTATCGAAAGCAACACACACACTACTAGAATTTAGACATTTACTAACATTTTTTAACTAACACTTTTTAAAATGTTAGTTATACTAACAAAAATATATTGTTACTTTGTTAGCAACACTT from Arachis ipaensis cultivar K30076 chromosome B02, Araip1.1, whole genome shotgun sequence harbors:
- the LOC107628618 gene encoding purple acid phosphatase 22; its protein translation is MEGQNNKMIRNNNSLLLQLFSFLLLLFPQIIQSQEKSFSRQPSGQFIFTPHERSDSEPQQVHISLVGKDHMRVSWVTEDKHARSVVEYGTKQGGEYEAKSKGEHTSYNYFMYQSGKIHHVVIGPLKPNTNYFYRCGGLGPEFSFKTPPLNFPIEFAVVGDLGQTEWTASTLKHVNSKDYDVFLLPGDLSYADTQQPLWDSFGRLVEPYASQRPWMVTQGNHEVEILPITEPTGFKAYNSRWPNPHKESGSNSNLYYSFEVSGTHIIMLGSYTDFDDQSEQYTWLVNDLGKVDRKRTPWVVVLLHAPWYNTNEAHQGEGESMRKSMEVLLYEACVDLVFAGHVHAYERFTRVYDNNVDPCGPMYVTIGDGGNREGLALS